One window of the Klebsiella oxytoca genome contains the following:
- a CDS encoding luciferase-like monooxygenase has translation MTDKSVSFSVLDLAPIPQGSSAKEAFSHSLALAQLAEKRGYRRYWLAEHHNMVGIASAATSVLIGYLAANTTTLHLGSGGVMLPNHSPLVIAEQFGTLNTLYPGRIDLGLGRAPGSDQPTMRALRRHMSGDVDNFPRDVAELVDWFDARDPNPHVRPVPGYGEKIPVWLLGSSLYSAQLAAQLGLPFAFASHFAPDMLFQALHLYRTHFKPSERLEKPYAMVCINIIAADSDRDAEFLFTSMQQAFVKLRRGETGQLPPPVQNMHQLWSASEQYGVQQALSMSLVGDKAKVRHGLESILRETQADEIMVNGQIFDHQARLHSFDLAMQVKEELLG, from the coding sequence ATGACTGACAAATCTGTTTCGTTTTCGGTGCTCGATCTAGCGCCGATCCCGCAAGGTTCTTCCGCGAAGGAAGCCTTCTCCCACTCTTTAGCTCTGGCGCAGCTGGCGGAAAAACGCGGCTATCGCCGCTACTGGCTGGCCGAGCACCATAATATGGTCGGTATCGCCAGCGCCGCGACTTCGGTGCTGATTGGCTACCTTGCAGCCAATACCACCACTCTGCATCTTGGCTCCGGCGGCGTGATGCTGCCGAACCATTCGCCGCTGGTGATTGCCGAGCAGTTCGGCACGCTCAATACGCTTTATCCCGGACGTATCGATCTTGGCCTTGGCCGCGCGCCGGGTAGCGACCAGCCGACCATGCGCGCGCTGCGGCGTCATATGAGCGGCGATGTCGATAACTTCCCGCGCGATGTCGCGGAACTGGTGGACTGGTTCGACGCCCGCGATCCTAATCCGCACGTCCGTCCGGTTCCCGGCTATGGCGAGAAGATTCCGGTCTGGCTGCTCGGCTCCAGCCTGTACAGCGCGCAGCTGGCGGCGCAGCTTGGTCTGCCGTTTGCCTTCGCCTCTCACTTCGCGCCGGACATGCTCTTCCAGGCTCTGCACCTCTACCGCACTCATTTCAAACCATCAGAACGGTTAGAGAAACCGTATGCGATGGTGTGCATTAACATCATCGCCGCCGATAGCGACAGAGATGCCGAGTTCCTGTTTACGTCCATGCAGCAGGCGTTTGTCAAACTACGTCGCGGCGAGACCGGGCAGCTACCGCCGCCGGTGCAAAATATGCATCAGCTATGGTCAGCGTCTGAGCAATATGGCGTCCAGCAGGCGCTGAGCATGTCGCTGGTGGGCGATAAAGCCAAAGTTCGTCATGGGCTAGAATCAATCCTGCGGGAAACTCAGGCCGATGAAATCATGGTCAACGGCCAAATATTCGATCATCAGGCGCGCCTGCATTCATTTGATTTGGCGATGCAGGTGAAAGAAGAGCTTCTCGGATAG
- a CDS encoding U32 family peptidase, whose amino-acid sequence MKYSLGPVLYYWPKETLEDFYQQAAGCSADTIYLGEAVCSKRRATKVGDWIEMAKALAESGKQVVLSTLALVQASSELGELKRYVDNGEFLIEASDLGVVNLCAERKLPFVAGHALNCYNAVTLRLLLKQGMMRWCMPVELSRDWLANLLTQCDELGIRNQFEVEVLSYGHLPLAYSARCFTARSEDRPKDECETCCIKYPNGRDVLSQENQQVFVLNGIQTMSGYVYNLGNELSTMNGLVDMVRLSPLGSETFAMLDAFRANENGAAPLPLTANSDCNGYWRRLAGLELQS is encoded by the coding sequence ATGAAATATTCATTAGGGCCGGTGCTTTATTACTGGCCAAAAGAGACGCTGGAAGATTTTTACCAGCAGGCGGCGGGCTGCAGCGCGGACACCATTTATCTCGGCGAAGCGGTATGCAGTAAACGCCGGGCGACCAAAGTCGGCGACTGGATCGAAATGGCAAAAGCGCTGGCAGAAAGCGGTAAGCAGGTGGTGCTTTCCACCCTCGCGCTGGTGCAGGCTTCCTCTGAGCTCGGCGAACTGAAACGCTACGTCGATAACGGTGAGTTTCTGATTGAAGCCAGCGATCTCGGGGTCGTCAACCTGTGCGCGGAACGCAAGCTGCCGTTCGTCGCCGGCCATGCGCTCAACTGCTATAACGCAGTCACCCTGCGCCTGCTGCTTAAGCAAGGCATGATGCGCTGGTGCATGCCGGTTGAGCTTTCCCGCGACTGGCTGGCGAATTTGCTAACCCAGTGCGACGAGCTGGGCATCCGCAATCAGTTTGAGGTAGAAGTCCTCAGCTACGGTCACCTGCCGCTGGCTTACTCCGCCCGCTGCTTTACCGCACGCTCGGAAGACCGGCCAAAAGATGAGTGCGAAACCTGCTGCATCAAATATCCTAACGGACGCGACGTGCTCTCGCAGGAGAACCAGCAGGTATTCGTCCTCAACGGCATCCAAACCATGAGCGGCTACGTCTACAACCTCGGGAATGAGCTAAGCACCATGAACGGCCTGGTAGATATGGTTCGCCTGTCGCCGCTGGGCAGCGAGACCTTCGCAATGCTCGATGCCTTCCGCGCCAATGAAAACGGCGCAGCGCCGCTGCCGCTGACGGCAAACAGCGACTGTAACGGCTACTGGCGGCGGCTGGCCGGGCTGGAACTGCAGAGCTGA
- the ubiU gene encoding ubiquinone anaerobic biosynthesis protein UbiU, with protein MELLCPAGNLPALKAAIENGADAVYIGLKDDTNARHFAGLNFTEKKLQEAVNFVHQHRRKLHIAINTFAHPDGYVRWQRAVDMAAQLGADALILADIAMLEYAAERYPHIERHVSVQASATNEEAVKFYHRNFDVARVVLPRVLSIHQVKQLARATPVPLEVFAFGSLCIMAEGRCYLSSYLTGESPNTVGACSPARFVRWQQTPQGLESRLNEVLIDRYQDGENAGYPTLCKGRYLVDGERYHALEEPTSLNTLELLPELMAANIASVKIEGRQRSPAYVTQVAKVWRQAIDRCKADPQNFVPQSTWMETLGSMSEGTQTTLGAYHRKWQ; from the coding sequence ATGGAGCTGCTCTGCCCAGCCGGTAACCTCCCGGCGCTTAAGGCGGCCATCGAAAATGGTGCCGATGCCGTCTACATCGGGCTGAAAGATGACACTAACGCCCGCCACTTTGCCGGCCTTAATTTCACCGAAAAGAAACTGCAGGAAGCCGTCAACTTTGTACACCAGCATCGCCGCAAACTGCATATCGCCATTAATACCTTCGCCCATCCTGATGGTTATGTTCGCTGGCAGCGCGCGGTCGATATGGCGGCCCAGCTGGGCGCCGATGCGCTGATCCTCGCCGATATCGCGATGCTGGAGTACGCCGCCGAGCGCTATCCGCATATTGAGCGTCACGTCTCCGTTCAGGCTTCAGCCACCAATGAAGAAGCGGTGAAGTTTTATCATCGCAATTTCGACGTCGCCCGCGTGGTGCTACCGCGCGTTCTGTCGATTCACCAGGTTAAACAGCTGGCTCGCGCCACGCCGGTCCCCCTGGAGGTCTTCGCCTTCGGCAGCCTGTGCATCATGGCGGAAGGCCGCTGCTATCTTTCCTCTTATCTGACCGGTGAATCGCCGAATACCGTCGGCGCCTGCTCGCCTGCGCGCTTCGTCCGCTGGCAGCAAACGCCGCAGGGTCTGGAGTCGCGCCTTAACGAAGTGCTAATCGACCGCTATCAGGACGGTGAAAACGCCGGTTACCCGACGCTGTGTAAAGGGCGCTATCTGGTCGACGGCGAGCGCTATCACGCGCTGGAAGAACCCACCAGCCTGAATACCCTGGAGCTGCTGCCGGAACTGATGGCGGCAAATATTGCTTCGGTGAAAATTGAGGGCCGCCAGCGCAGCCCGGCGTACGTCACCCAGGTGGCGAAAGTCTGGCGTCAGGCGATCGATCGCTGCAAAGCCGATCCGCAAAACTTCGTGCCGCAATCTACATGGATGGAAACTCTCGGTTCCATGTCCGAAGGGACACAAACCACTCTTGGCGCCTATCACCGTAAATGGCAGTGA
- the ubiT gene encoding ubiquinone anaerobic biosynthesis accessory factor UbiT yields MLDKLRSKLVQFGPSMMSVPVKLAPFALKRQVLEQVLSWQFRQALADGELDFLEGRWLSINVRDIGLLWYTSVVDGRLVVSSAAEADVSFSADASDLLMIAARKQDPDTLFFQRRLVIEGDTELGLYVKNLMDAIELEQMPKALRVMLLQLADFVEAGLKGPQKPEQTSVGEAC; encoded by the coding sequence GTGTTGGATAAACTGCGTTCCAAACTGGTTCAATTTGGCCCGTCAATGATGAGCGTGCCGGTTAAGCTGGCGCCATTTGCCCTCAAGCGCCAGGTGCTGGAACAAGTATTAAGCTGGCAGTTTCGCCAGGCGCTGGCCGATGGTGAGCTGGATTTTCTCGAAGGGCGCTGGCTAAGTATTAATGTGCGTGATATCGGCCTGCTGTGGTATACCTCGGTAGTTGATGGTCGTCTGGTCGTCAGCTCTGCGGCTGAAGCAGACGTCAGCTTCAGCGCCGACGCCAGCGATTTGCTGATGATTGCGGCGCGTAAGCAGGATCCGGATACGCTGTTCTTCCAGCGTCGCCTGGTTATCGAAGGCGACACCGAGCTGGGGCTGTATGTAAAAAACCTGATGGATGCCATTGAGCTGGAGCAGATGCCTAAGGCGCTGCGTGTCATGCTGCTGCAGCTGGCGGACTTTGTTGAAGCTGGCCTGAAAGGCCCGCAGAAACCTGAACAGACATCGGTAGGTGAGGCATGCTGA
- the dolP gene encoding division/outer membrane stress-associated lipid-binding lipoprotein: MKALSPLAILLSALLLQGCVAAAVVGTAAVGTKAATDPRTVGTQVDDGTLELRVNSALSKDEQIKKEARINVTAYQGKVLLTGQSPTSDLSARAKQIAMGVEGTTEVFNEVRQGQPIGLGTASSDTWITTKVRSQLLGTDQVKSSNVKVTTENGEVFLMGLVTDREGRAAADIASRVSGVSRVTTAFTYIK; this comes from the coding sequence ATGAAGGCTCTCTCGCCCCTCGCCATTCTGCTTTCTGCGCTATTACTTCAGGGATGCGTTGCTGCAGCGGTAGTCGGAACGGCAGCAGTCGGCACTAAAGCCGCGACAGACCCGCGTACGGTCGGTACTCAGGTTGATGACGGCACGCTCGAGCTACGCGTCAACAGCGCCCTGTCGAAAGATGAACAAATTAAAAAAGAGGCTCGCATCAACGTTACCGCGTACCAGGGTAAAGTCCTGCTGACCGGGCAGTCTCCAACGTCAGACCTCTCCGCACGAGCGAAGCAAATCGCGATGGGTGTAGAAGGTACAACCGAGGTGTTTAACGAAGTGCGTCAAGGTCAGCCCATCGGCTTAGGTACCGCCTCTTCGGATACCTGGATAACCACTAAAGTCCGCTCCCAGCTGCTGGGTACCGACCAGGTGAAATCCTCTAACGTGAAAGTAACAACGGAAAACGGTGAAGTCTTCCTGATGGGTCTGGTCACCGACCGTGAAGGACGCGCGGCAGCGGATATCGCCAGCCGGGTGAGCGGCGTGTCTCGCGTCACCACCGCCTTTACCTATATCAAATAA
- a CDS encoding NAD(P)H-binding protein, whose protein sequence is MSQVLLTGATGLVGGHLLRMLLNEPEIKSIAAPTRRPLADISGVFNPHDPQLTDALAQVVDPVDIVFCCLGTTRREAGSKEAFVHADYTLVIDTALVGKKLGARHMLVVSAMGANAHSPFFYNRVKGEMEEALIAQQWPRLTIARPSMLIGEREKKRTSETLFAPFFRLLPGNLKSIDARDVASALLAEALSPTHEGVQILSSSQLRERAARSAD, encoded by the coding sequence ATGAGTCAGGTACTGTTAACGGGAGCAACCGGGTTAGTTGGTGGTCACTTACTTCGGATGCTGTTGAATGAGCCGGAGATTAAGTCCATTGCTGCGCCTACTCGTCGGCCGCTGGCCGATATTTCCGGCGTGTTTAATCCACACGACCCGCAGCTAACGGATGCCCTGGCGCAGGTCGTTGATCCGGTAGACATCGTTTTCTGCTGTCTGGGAACGACTCGCCGTGAAGCCGGAAGTAAAGAAGCGTTTGTGCATGCAGATTATACGCTGGTCATTGATACCGCGCTGGTGGGAAAAAAGCTGGGCGCCCGGCATATGCTGGTGGTCAGCGCGATGGGAGCGAATGCGCACTCGCCTTTTTTCTATAATCGGGTAAAAGGCGAGATGGAAGAGGCGCTGATTGCGCAGCAGTGGCCGCGCCTGACCATTGCCCGGCCGTCAATGCTAATCGGCGAGCGCGAAAAAAAACGCACCAGTGAGACGCTGTTTGCGCCGTTTTTCCGCCTTTTGCCGGGAAACCTCAAATCGATAGACGCGCGAGATGTGGCCAGCGCCTTACTCGCGGAGGCGTTATCGCCAACGCATGAAGGCGTACAAATTCTCTCTTCGTCGCAGCTTCGGGAGAGAGCTGCGCGTTCAGCGGATTAA
- the mtr gene encoding tryptophan permease: MATLTTTATRPSLFGGVVIIGGTIIGAGMFSLPVVMSGAWFFWSLAALVFTWFCMLHSGLMILEANLNYRIGASFDTITKDLLGKGWNLINGVSIAFVLYILTYAYISASGSILHHTFSEMSLNVPARAAGFGFALLVAFIVWLSTKAVSRMTAIVLGAKVITFFLTFGSLLGHVQPTTLFNVAEQNASYMPYLLMTLPFCLASFGYHGNVPSLMKYYGKDPRTIVKCLVYGTLLALGLYVVWLLVTMGNIPRPEFIGIAQKGGNIDVLVQALSGVLNSRSLDLLLVIFSNFAVASSFLGVTLGLFDYLADLFGFDDSSLGRFKTALLTFAPPIIGGLLWPNGFLYAIGYAGLAATIWAAIVPALLARASRKRFGSPLFRVWGGKPMIALVLLFGLGNVIVHFLSSFNVLPTYQ; this comes from the coding sequence ATGGCGACACTTACCACTACGGCAACCCGACCGTCCTTATTTGGCGGCGTAGTGATTATTGGCGGGACGATTATTGGCGCGGGGATGTTCTCACTGCCGGTCGTAATGTCCGGAGCGTGGTTCTTCTGGTCTCTGGCGGCCCTGGTTTTTACCTGGTTTTGCATGCTTCACTCAGGGTTAATGATCCTCGAAGCGAACCTGAATTATCGAATTGGCGCAAGCTTCGATACCATTACTAAGGATTTGCTCGGCAAAGGCTGGAATCTGATTAACGGCGTGTCGATCGCCTTTGTACTTTATATTCTGACTTACGCTTATATTTCCGCCAGCGGCTCGATTCTGCACCATACGTTTAGCGAAATGTCACTGAACGTACCGGCAAGGGCGGCTGGCTTCGGTTTTGCGCTGCTGGTGGCGTTTATCGTCTGGCTGAGTACCAAAGCGGTGAGCCGTATGACGGCCATTGTTCTGGGAGCAAAGGTGATTACTTTCTTTCTCACCTTCGGCAGCCTGTTGGGGCACGTCCAGCCGACAACCCTGTTTAACGTTGCTGAACAAAATGCGTCATACATGCCCTACCTTTTGATGACGCTGCCGTTCTGCCTTGCGTCTTTCGGCTATCACGGTAACGTGCCGAGCCTGATGAAGTACTACGGCAAGGATCCACGTACTATTGTTAAATGCCTGGTTTATGGCACGCTGTTAGCGCTGGGTCTGTACGTGGTATGGCTGCTGGTAACGATGGGCAATATCCCTCGACCGGAATTTATCGGGATTGCGCAGAAGGGGGGCAACATAGATGTCCTGGTCCAGGCGCTCAGCGGCGTACTGAATAGCCGGAGCCTTGATCTGCTGTTAGTTATCTTCTCGAACTTTGCCGTTGCCAGTTCATTCCTGGGCGTAACGCTCGGTCTGTTTGATTATCTTGCTGATTTATTCGGTTTTGATGATTCCTCATTGGGACGTTTTAAAACCGCGCTTCTGACCTTCGCTCCGCCGATAATTGGCGGCCTGCTGTGGCCGAACGGATTCCTGTACGCGATTGGTTATGCAGGCCTGGCGGCGACGATCTGGGCGGCAATTGTACCGGCGCTGTTGGCTCGCGCATCGCGTAAACGCTTCGGCAGCCCATTATTTCGCGTTTGGGGTGGAAAGCCGATGATTGCTTTGGTCCTGCTGTTTGGTCTGGGTAATGTTATTGTGCATTTCCTGTCGAGTTTTAACGTATTACCAACCTATCAATAA
- a CDS encoding YhbP family protein, whose product MDTLAAISRWLGKQHVITWCVSRDEELWCANAFYVYDPEKVAFYLLSDEKTRHGQMTGARAKVAGTVNGQPKTVALIRGVQFKGEIRRLSGEEEAAMRKLYVSRFPVARMLSAPVWEIRPDEIKFTDNTLGFGKKLHWLRESGSEQA is encoded by the coding sequence ATGGATACGCTCGCCGCTATCAGCCGTTGGCTGGGCAAGCAGCACGTTATTACCTGGTGCGTTTCCCGGGATGAAGAGCTGTGGTGCGCTAATGCTTTTTACGTCTATGATCCGGAAAAGGTCGCTTTTTATCTTCTCAGCGATGAAAAAACGCGCCACGGTCAAATGACCGGAGCACGCGCTAAAGTTGCCGGAACCGTTAACGGGCAGCCCAAGACCGTGGCGCTGATCCGCGGCGTTCAGTTTAAAGGAGAGATTCGCCGGCTATCCGGAGAAGAAGAAGCGGCCATGCGCAAACTCTACGTCAGCCGTTTCCCGGTGGCCCGCATGCTATCGGCGCCCGTCTGGGAGATTCGTCCCGATGAGATCAAGTTCACCGATAACACGCTGGGTTTTGGTAAAAAGCTGCACTGGCTGCGTGAATCAGGCTCCGAGCAGGCGTAA
- a CDS encoding GIY-YIG nuclease family protein — MCTVCWFLYLIRTADNRLYTGITTDVSRRFCQHQDGKGAKALRGKGELQLAFSQEVGEHSLALRLEYRIKQLTKRQKERLVAGDGSFEALLESLRSG; from the coding sequence CTGTGTACCGTGTGCTGGTTTCTCTATCTGATTCGTACCGCCGATAATCGCCTCTATACCGGGATTACCACCGATGTTTCACGCCGCTTTTGCCAGCACCAGGATGGCAAAGGAGCAAAAGCGCTGCGTGGAAAAGGAGAGCTTCAGCTGGCCTTCAGCCAGGAGGTTGGTGAACACTCACTAGCTCTGCGCCTGGAGTATCGTATCAAGCAGCTAACGAAGCGCCAGAAAGAGCGCCTCGTTGCCGGGGATGGTTCGTTTGAGGCTTTGCTGGAAAGTCTCAGAAGCGGTTGA
- a CDS encoding GNAT family N-acetyltransferase, which translates to MLIRVEIGIDAPGIDALLRRTFGSDAEAQLVHSLREDGLITLGLVATDDEGQVVGYVAFSPVAVEGEELQWVGLAPLAVDESYRGQGIGRQLVYEGLDSLNEFGYAAVVTLGDPALYGRLGFEPAARFNLRCRWPDSAEAFQVHRLADNALDGVSGLVEYSDHFNRF; encoded by the coding sequence ATGCTGATTCGAGTAGAGATAGGGATTGATGCACCGGGCATCGACGCGCTGTTGCGTCGTACCTTCGGCAGTGATGCGGAAGCGCAGCTGGTACATAGCCTACGTGAAGACGGTCTGATCACGCTGGGCCTGGTGGCGACGGATGACGAAGGTCAGGTTGTGGGCTACGTGGCATTTAGCCCGGTCGCCGTCGAAGGTGAGGAGCTACAGTGGGTCGGGCTGGCTCCGCTGGCGGTAGACGAAAGCTACCGCGGTCAGGGAATCGGGCGTCAGCTGGTCTATGAAGGGCTTGATTCGCTTAACGAGTTTGGCTATGCCGCCGTCGTGACTCTTGGCGATCCGGCGCTGTATGGTCGTCTGGGCTTTGAACCTGCGGCGCGTTTTAATCTGCGTTGCCGTTGGCCGGATAGCGCGGAAGCTTTCCAGGTTCACCGCCTGGCCGATAACGCCCTTGATGGCGTAAGCGGGCTGGTCGAATATAGCGACCACTTCAACCGCTTCTGA
- a CDS encoding type 1 glutamine amidotransferase domain-containing protein — protein MSKKIAVLITDDFEDSEYTSPADAYRLAGHEVVTIEKQAGKKVKGKKGEAEVVIDKAIDDVSPADFDALLLPGGYSPDSLRGDERFVTFTRDFVNSGKPVFAICHGPQLLISADVIRGRKLTAVKPIVVDVKNAGGEFYDQEVVIDNEQLVTSRTPDDLPAFNREALRLLGA, from the coding sequence ATGAGTAAGAAGATTGCCGTTTTAATTACCGACGACTTTGAAGACTCGGAATACACATCGCCCGCAGACGCCTACCGTCTGGCCGGTCATGAGGTGGTGACGATTGAAAAACAGGCGGGTAAGAAGGTAAAAGGGAAAAAGGGAGAAGCCGAAGTGGTCATCGACAAAGCTATTGATGACGTTAGCCCTGCCGACTTCGATGCCTTACTGCTGCCGGGCGGCTATTCACCGGACTCACTGCGCGGTGACGAGCGTTTTGTCACCTTCACCCGTGATTTCGTGAACAGCGGCAAGCCGGTATTCGCAATTTGCCACGGTCCACAGCTTTTGATTAGCGCTGATGTGATTCGCGGGCGTAAGCTGACGGCAGTGAAACCTATCGTTGTTGACGTCAAAAACGCCGGTGGTGAATTCTACGATCAGGAAGTGGTCATCGACAATGAACAGCTGGTAACCAGCAGAACGCCTGACGACCTGCCGGCGTTTAATCGCGAAGCCTTACGCCTGCTCGGAGCCTGA
- a CDS encoding permease: MAGQSSSQAATPLQWWKPALFFLVVIIGLWFVKWQPYYGKAFTAAETHSIGKSILANGNANPLAAAWDYALVYFLAVWKAAVLGVLLGSLIQVLIPRDWLLRTLGQARFRGTLLGAVFSLPGMMCTCCAAPVAAGMRKQQVSMGGALAFWLGNPLLNPATLVFMGFVLGWQFALIRLLAGLATVLVVATLVQRWVKEAAIQPVSVPEETVEITQGGFFSRWLRALWTLFWNTIPVYILAVLVLGAARVWLFPHADGVVDNTLFWVIAMAIAGCLFVIPTAAEIPIVQTMMLAGMGVAPALALLITLPAVSVPSLIMLRKAFPAKALWLTGGLVALCGAVAGGLALI; the protein is encoded by the coding sequence ATGGCTGGTCAGTCTTCATCTCAGGCGGCAACACCGTTGCAATGGTGGAAGCCCGCTCTCTTTTTTCTCGTCGTTATTATTGGGTTGTGGTTCGTTAAATGGCAGCCCTATTACGGCAAAGCCTTTACCGCAGCTGAGACGCACAGTATTGGTAAATCCATTCTCGCCAACGGTAACGCTAATCCTTTAGCAGCGGCCTGGGATTACGCGCTGGTCTATTTCCTGGCGGTATGGAAAGCGGCGGTTTTAGGCGTCCTGCTGGGATCGCTTATTCAGGTGCTGATCCCTCGAGACTGGCTTTTGCGCACGCTGGGACAGGCGCGTTTTCGCGGTACCTTGTTGGGGGCCGTGTTCTCTTTGCCGGGCATGATGTGTACCTGCTGCGCCGCGCCGGTGGCGGCGGGAATGCGTAAGCAACAGGTTTCTATGGGCGGCGCGCTGGCATTCTGGTTGGGCAACCCGCTGCTGAACCCTGCGACCCTGGTATTTATGGGCTTTGTGCTGGGCTGGCAGTTTGCGTTGATTCGCCTGCTGGCCGGGCTGGCGACGGTACTGGTGGTTGCCACGCTGGTGCAGAGATGGGTGAAAGAAGCGGCGATACAACCTGTTTCTGTGCCTGAAGAGACGGTGGAAATCACGCAGGGCGGTTTTTTCAGCCGCTGGCTGCGCGCGCTGTGGACGCTGTTCTGGAATACCATCCCGGTTTATATTCTGGCGGTGCTGGTGCTGGGAGCCGCGCGGGTGTGGTTATTTCCTCACGCCGATGGCGTGGTGGATAACACGTTGTTCTGGGTGATTGCGATGGCAATTGCCGGCTGTCTGTTTGTTATTCCGACGGCGGCGGAAATCCCGATTGTGCAGACCATGATGCTGGCGGGGATGGGCGTGGCGCCCGCGCTGGCGCTGCTGATTACGCTGCCTGCTGTCAGCGTACCGTCGCTGATTATGCTGCGTAAAGCATTCCCGGCGAAAGCGCTATGGCTGACCGGTGGACTGGTGGCGCTGTGCGGCGCGGTAGCTGGCGGGTTGGCTTTAATCTGA